The Cryptomeria japonica chromosome 2, Sugi_1.0, whole genome shotgun sequence region ATATTCAAAATGTCTATGCCAATATAGTTTGTAATGACTTTTAATGATATCTTTCCCATACTCACTTATGTCCTTGAGTTTGTCTTTAAATTGTAAAACCTTATATGCTTATAAACAACTGCATGTAATAGTCAAATTATTTGAACGAGTTGGTTCAATAAAAATGGAGAAAAGTGATTGGTTTTGAAAACACATTCAAATTTACTTCTAACTCTATTTAAGAAAATTACGGTACTAAAAAATAGCTTAAGAGCCTACTATAAACACATACACCTCTTTTGGGCTTCCTTGATAGTATTCATGCCCGTATTACCAATGGTTATCTTTTAGCATTCATGCCTCTATTACCAATGGTTATGTTTGAAAACACACAAGACAAAGATACATAACATTTATGACAATATAGTATCTCTTGAATGTTAAGAAACCTAACAAAATTACTTTTAATATGTTTTATTAACAAAATTTTCATGTTCACACATGTCCTTGGTTGTATTTGGTTTCAAAATAAAAATGTTCtataaattcaattaaaaatatttatcatctatgttattgatgaaagttggtttacAAAAGTAAAATAATGTGTTTGAATTAAGGTATAAAAACTATAATTACGATCTTATCGATAAAATGAAGTTGCATCCACTATCTTATATTACATTGTATGTCTAATGCTCTAGATGCACATTTCACTATACTTATTAATGAATTGAAATTTAGAGTtataattcaaatttcaattaattaataaatatgataaaataaagATTTCATCTATAATTGAATAAATATTGACATCTCATTTAATGAGGAAAAAACATAATGTAAACTAAACCTAATTGATTTACTTTATAATATGTTTTGTTGATATTTTTTCATGTTCACCCATGTGCATTGTTGGGTTCggctttaaaataaaaatattatatacaaTCATTTTGAAATATTTGTCATGTAAACTATAGATCAATAATGGTCTAGTTATTTCAAAGAGTTTTTCTAGGAAAAGtaggataaagtgtttgaattaAGGTGACAAAGGTATGAATATGATCTTATCAATAAAATGAAGTTGCATCCACTATTTGATGTATTATTGTCTATTCAATGCTCTAGATATGCATTTCACCATACTTAATAATGAAttataattcaaaatcatgatagaATTCAAATTTCTATAAATTCATAAATATGATCAAATATACATTTCACGTATTGAATAAATATCGACATCTTATGTAATGAGAGAAAACCATAACACAAAAATATTCCAATTGATTtagtttataattttttattgataattttttcATGTTCACTCATGTCCTTGCTTGTGTTTGGTTTCAAAATCAAAAtcctatataaatttattttgaaatGTTTGTCATACAAGCTATGGATGAATAATGGTCAAGTTATTTGATAGAGTTGATTTACAAAGATAAGATAACATGTTGGAATTAAGTTGACAAAGCTATAAATATGATCTTATCAATATTATGAAGTTGCATCCACTATTTGACCTTGCATTGTTTGTTCAACAATTTAGGTATACATTTCATTATACTTATTAATGAATTGGAAGTCAAAATCATGTTAGAATtgaaatttcaattaattaataaatacaatcaaaTGTAAATTTCAACTAATAGACATTGACATCTCATCTAatcagaaaaaacaaaaaaaagaattctACTTAAAATTAAAATCAAACTAGGACAAattaaacattttggagagaaaaaaGAGGAGGAAAAGTGTAAAACAAAAATATGGTAAAACTGCAATTTATGCTCCTTTCTAGTCTTTCTTCAACGATCAATGCTGTCTTTTTACGGTGGAGGTTCTCGAGGGACTATTGAGTAGGAATGCggctctttcatcttcaagccGAATAGACATTCGGCGAGTTTTTTAATCCTAATTTCTTTATCAGGCTTTGTTTTCTAGCTCAATAATTTCGACTTACAACAAGTCATTGTCTTCATGTTCAAAATCTTTGTCCACATTAGAAAGACTGAGCATCTGATATATACTGCTCACAAAGTTTCTTTGTGTAGTATGCAGAATGGAGGATGTAATAATGGAAGAACGGTGGAATCTGTTTGATGAGCAATTTTGCCAGTATTACTACCATGATGATTCAGTAGATATGGCAGATTTGGTGTTAGAATCTGATTCTACTCACTCTCCGTTCACTCCTTGGAATGATCTACTCCAAGACAATGGAACACAAGATTTCTGGTCAACTTCAGAAATCCATACAGTAGAGGAGGAATTCTTGCAAATCATATACAGCACCCAGAAGTCTGAAGAATCAGAAATACAATCAGAAAGTAGAAAAAATAGTATCCATAGTTGTTCTGGGAATCAAGAAGCAGTAAACCATGATTACAGTTCAGGCAACACAAATGTTAGCTTTGACTGTAATGGATCCATGTCATTTAGTAATACTGATTCAGAAGAATACAAGGGATTAAGACTTGTTCATCTTCTAACTGCATGTGCTGAGGCAATTTCACATGGTACTCATGATCTTGTTGAGACCATATTTTGCAGGCTAACAGAACTGGTTTCTCCAACTGGGTCTACTATGGAAAGGGCGGCTTACTATCTTTCTCAATCCCTGCGCCAGACCCATATTGGGATAGTTGGTGTTATAGGTGATCGAATGTGCAAGCATGTGTTCAAGACCCATGAAAATGGTACTAGGACTAAGGACCCAAATTATATTGGGGCTTTTAGTTTGCTAAATATGGTTTACCCATATATCAGATTTGCTCATTTCACAGCCAACCAGAGCATTCTGGAAGCCATTCCTGCTCAGGCACATACGCTGCATATTCTTGATTTCGATATAATGGAGGGCCTTCAATGGCCGCCATTAATGGAAGCTCTGAAAAGTGATTCAACCCATAAGCTCTGCGCCCTAAAACTCACAGCAGTTAAATGGCataatgatgacgatgatgatcatgatgatcatgatgatcatggTGGTGATGATTCAGAGCCGTTTAAAGacactggaagaagattgtctgaGTATGCAAGCTCTCTGGGGATTCCATTTTCTTTCGAAGAAATTGAACTGGAAAATCTCAGAGGCAAGCTCAGGCGAGATGACAATGAAGTGTTTGCAGTCAACTGTATGTGGGAATTGCCCCATATGCGCAAGCGAAGTAAAAAGCAATTAGCAGAGCTCTTCAATGGCGTGAGGGACTTGAAACCTGTTGTTCTGACTGTGGGAAGTGGACCTGTTGGGATGGACAACCATGAAAACCTCGATTTTTTAGAGCGTTTCAGTGAATGTTTGAGGACTTTGTGTGCAGTTTTTGATTCAACTCAGGTGGGTTTGCCAGACAAATTCGGGCTTGCTCGCTCCAATGTAGAAAATCTCTTCTTGGGGCCCATGATTTGCAGATCGATAAATTATATACCTGATAATCAGGAGACTGATTCAATTCCTGTCATGGACCTTGCTGTCAGGTCTGGATTTATTGAGCGAGATATCAGCCGCACAAATATAATGTATGCAAAATATATGTTAGCAAGTTCTGAGGCGGGAAGATTGTACGCAGTAGAATTGATGGGCAAGCATCAACTACTGCTTAAATGGAATTCTACTTGTTTGACATGTGTTTCTTCCTTTACTGGTCTTTGAGTATTCCACGCCATGGTATGTAAAATTAATATCATGTCCAGAGAAATCTCTTGTGATGTCTTCAGCGAGCAGCTTTCATGGTCATCGTATTAAAGACCGCATGGTTATTAGGTCAGGCTGCTATTTCGCTGAATGTTTTCTTGTACTAAATGCTCAAATAAATTAAAAACGATAGGTTACGGTAGCGTTTCAAGTGGTCCATGATTGTGTTTACTTTTACTTTCTTAATTATTCTGTTTATAGATAGGATACGGTtgttcttaatattttctttaccaaATTCTCATACAAATTAGAAAAGGTTGTTTAGTGGAGTGTTTTAAGAGAATAAAATAAGTTGTTGAAATATAACTGaatttatgattatgtttatttttacttttcttaaattaaaaaagattatggattgtggaagcCTCTTCTGAAGTATGTTTTAAGTTGTAGTTATGTTTATTTAAAGGCTTATTATATTAAATTAGAGTTAGAATTTTGTGTCAAATTGTTGAACTATTGCtcaaattttttatataaatatgagattttttaaatattatttttgattAGGATTTTGTTTAGTATATTTAATGTTAATGCTTAGAAAATTAGTTGTGTACCATTCACATATACTATTTATAGGTTTTAGTGGACTGCTTTAAGAAATAAATTAAATTGTGGAAATGTAAGTGAATCCATGATTATGTTTACTTTTACATTtcttaaattagaaaaaaatatgGATTGTGGAAGCCTCATTTGAAGTATGCTTTAAGTGGTAGTGATGTTTATTTATAAGGTTATTATATTGAATTTAAGTTAGAATTTTGTCTTAAATTGCTGAATTGTGGCTCAAATTTATGAGTTAAATATGAGATTCATTAAATATCAATCttaatttgaaatttgtttagtaTATTTAATGTTAATGCTTAGAAAATTATTGTTGTACCATTAAAAAATTCTTTTTATAGGTAGGGTACATTTTCTCTCAATATTTTATTTTACTAAATTATCATACAAATTAGAAAAGGGTGGTTAGTGGAGTGTTTTAAGAGAAAAACATAAGTTGTGGAAATGAAAGTGAACCAATGATTATGTTTGCTTTTACTTTtcttaaattagaaaaaaaattattgacTGTGGAATCCTACTTTGAAGTATGATTTAAGTGGTAGTTATGTTTATTTATAAGGTTATTATATTGAATTAGAGTTAGAATTTTGTTAAATTGTCGAATTGTGACTCAAATTtataatttcaatttgagattcttTAAATATTAGTTTCGATTTGAAATTTGTTTAATATATCTAATGTTAATATTTGAGAAATTGGTTGTGTACCATTCAAATATTCTATTTATAGATGTGCATTAGGGAAGAGTGaaatctatatgtatgtgttttgCATGAGTAAAAGTAAAACTTTCATAATTTAATATGATATTAGAAACTTTTAAAAATATTGGCTATGATTTATGTAGTTAGGTAGCTATACGTTGG contains the following coding sequences:
- the LOC131037098 gene encoding protein NODULATION SIGNALING PATHWAY 2; the encoded protein is MEDVIMEERWNLFDEQFCQYYYHDDSVDMADLVLESDSTHSPFTPWNDLLQDNGTQDFWSTSEIHTVEEEFLQIIYSTQKSEESEIQSESRKNSIHSCSGNQEAVNHDYSSGNTNVSFDCNGSMSFSNTDSEEYKGLRLVHLLTACAEAISHGTHDLVETIFCRLTELVSPTGSTMERAAYYLSQSLRQTHIGIVGVIGDRMCKHVFKTHENGTRTKDPNYIGAFSLLNMVYPYIRFAHFTANQSILEAIPAQAHTLHILDFDIMEGLQWPPLMEALKSDSTHKLCALKLTAVKWHNDDDDDHDDHDDHGGDDSEPFKDTGRRLSEYASSLGIPFSFEEIELENLRGKLRRDDNEVFAVNCMWELPHMRKRSKKQLAELFNGVRDLKPVVLTVGSGPVGMDNHENLDFLERFSECLRTLCAVFDSTQVGLPDKFGLARSNVENLFLGPMICRSINYIPDNQETDSIPVMDLAVRSGFIERDISRTNIMYAKYMLASSEAGRLYAVELMGKHQLLLKWNSTCLTCVSSFTGL